Within the Oreochromis niloticus isolate F11D_XX linkage group LG14, O_niloticus_UMD_NMBU, whole genome shotgun sequence genome, the region TCTCAGAGGTACAATTGTAAAATACATCTCTACACACTCACAGTATGAAAAGTTTGAGCTGGTAATGAGAATTGTGTCCCGTTGCTCACCTCTGAGGAATTCTCTTATCTGTGTCTATTGAAGAGCCTGAGGAAGACGAAGGCTGCTGCAGGGCTGAGAACCTGTTGAGCGTGCTGGTGGCTGGTCGGCTACCCGTCTCTGAGCCTGGGGATTAAAACAGGCACATGAGATAAAATTACACTTCAGTTCTGATTCACACAAATAGACAATTGTTTGATGTATAAACACATTTGCGGAAAAAACCTACCAGAATCTGCAGGCTTGGCACTTGTGCCACCGCTGCTGCCCTTTCCCCAGCTGCCCCACGTGCCTTTACCTCCTGGGGCGAGCAGCTGATTGTTGAAGTCAAGAACAGGAGTCTGAGAAGAAAAAGCAGTCATTAGAAGTTAGATATTTTTAATTGATTGTCAAAATGTGTTCACATTGTGCGTGAGAAGAAACCCCCGCCTTCTCTTACCTTAGTGATTTTGCTAAGGCGAGAGGTGTCAATAGGTCTGTTTTTAGAGATGGGCACTGTGTTCCAGCCGTCATCCTGGGGAGAGGCACCACGCCCTGGGGAGTGGGGTCCCCTACGGCCTGGAGAATGAGGGCCTCGACGACCTGGAGAGTGAGGGCCCCGACGGCCTCCACCCATCCTGCCTCCTGAGCCTCCACTGGATTCCTTCTTAGAGATGAGGGCTTGCTGTACCTTCATCTGCTCCCTGTGTTCCTCCAGCTCAGCCTCTTTGTGGATCTGGTCGATGGTCTTGGGACCCTGATCGCCTCGCCGGGGCACCCAGTTATTCTGGAACATGTACAAGACAGATTTGTGAGAATGATGGGGGGGAAACAacaaccaacacacacacaaaaaaagaaaatttaaaaaatgaggatgaatttgaaaatgtgttctttttctGCCCATGTCGCCAACTCTGTCTTGTATGAATGAACACAAAGCAGAGCTTATGTACCCTTGTCATTTTGATGAGTGTCTCTAAATCAGTGACCTTTATAACTACAGTGTTCATAGAacaagagagcgagagagagtgaGATAATCATTCCAGTcgcatttctgtttttgtcttgaAAGGAATAAAACATGCAGTATGTGCTTCAATTAAACTACGCTGACACAGAGCAGCAGATTCCAGcttgaaaaacactgaaaacagcaGGTTTTGTAGGACTTTGTGGGAGGGACTGGAAGCCTAACTAAAGGACTGCAACATTCCTTCAAAAGAAAGAAGCTTCAATACCACCAGACTTAACTGGCTTCAGAAAGTTGCACATAAAAGAGAtgaattgggggggggggtgacagGAAAATTATGAGGCACACATGATGACACAGCATAGGATCACTCAAATCCTGTTACTTCAATTGAGAGAAGATGTCTCAGCCAATGGCACAGAGTAGCTCTGTGTTTAGGAGCTGCCCTGCATTAATGAGCTGAGGAAGACTTGTTTTCTTAGCCCGTGTATGAGCCTCCCACTGGCCAGAGCTGAAGGACCAGTGTGGGTGTCTCTGGGCTGTGGACAGCACCATGCAGGGTCACAGACCATATGCAACAATAATGCATGAGTTATGTGTAAAACTCATCGCATTAACATGACTGCAAAAATTCACAGAAATATAATCACCTTAGTGAAAACATAGTCctcaacacacagacacacatacacaaactacCTACTATGAAGTTAATGTCTAAAGTCCTTGTGTGACAGCACAAGTGAGCGCCgagaatgttaaaaaaaaaagtggtttctTTAAAGTTGAAGAGAAATTGCTGccaattttgtgttttaataaatgtttgctaacaagaaccaaacaaaacaacaacacacaataACAAAGTAACCAGGCAATCAAGACAGCACTAAGGGTTTCCCCAGATAAAGTTACTGCTTTTGTCAGTCTCTGGTGGAGTGTAAAATCTTAATTTCCTCATCACAAAGACAGTCTGACAGTATGTAAAGCTACTGTAATGTTCTGTATAAGAGTGCACACATAAACCAATACTGATTTGAATGATTTTAGTTTTCTTTCTGATCACAACCACATGCAAAAGATTTCCCACAACTGAGTGGAAACAGTTCAAAATAACCATTTTGAACTGTTAGTTTCCTGAAGCATGCAGCAGCTCCTAATTGGGAACCCAACAGATTTAAATATGATATATAAAATCTCATTTTCTATCATTTTGTCTgatttaataaaagtgcctgtaaAATCTCAAGTGTTGCATAGTGGGTCAGGCTTAAAAAGCTAGATCTTTTTTTTGGTCTACTCAAATCATAAAATTTATAaataagcatttttttaaacaacgaATCTGCAACCAGAGAGATTTGGCTGGGGAAAAGGCTTAAGCTCCAAATTATATATGCAAAACAGCTCATTGAGTCCATATGTGACTTTGTTATTTACCCGTCGAAGGTCCAGCACATCCTGCAACATGAAACGGATCCTGGAGGTGGTCTTCCTCTCCTTTATTATTTTCTCCATCTGATTAAAGTATTGGTCCATACGAGGCTGAAGTGGGACACAATGGTTAGGTTAAGTGCATTGTGCGTTTATCAGTCAAAATTACAGAATCTTGGGTTGCATGCATCTCGGTCATGTGATTccaacatgtgtgtgttttgtaccTTGGCCTTCTCAAAGTCAAGGTCCTTGCCAATGGTGGACAATAGTCTGCACAGGCACTCCAGAGATTCCTCGTCATGGTTTTTGAGCAGCTTGACAATGCAGTCATGCATGATGACCTCTGTGAGCATTTTCAGCTTGAACAGCTCACCGATGAACTTGATATTGCCTAGAGACCTCCTCCTGGCCTTGTCCTTAGCCTCTTCTAACTCCTCAATGAGCCGctgcttctcctcctcctgggaaacaaacacacagaaaaaggcatttaaaaacaagtacagttaGATGGATCTCTAAAACCTTTCAGATGTTTAACTATTGACTTCCTATGTGCAAATTATACTTCACAATGCAGCATACATACCCCGGATGCAGCTTCCAGCTCTTTCTGCTTCTTCTCGAAAATCTCATCATCGTCCTTATCCTTCTCAAACTCCTTCTGGCATCGATTTAGCAGCAGCTTGCGAAAATTCACAGTGGCTCCTGGTTTATCTGGAATTTCGACTCTAAGCTGAAAAAAGCAGAGACAGAAAACATATGTTAAGTAAAGGGCAAAAGAAAACCGGTTGCAAGCTCAGTGTTGCAGTGGCTCCTCAATCCCATCACTTAGATCAGTGGCCCAGACATGTGGCACTAATTTAAGTTCATCACTGGTGACTCAAAGACATGTGTAAACTAGCAGTACTAGGATTGACACCACTGCAAAAGCATTGTTGCATCTGCCAATCCCGGTGTCAATCTATTACAAACCATGATGTCACTTTTGCGGTGGAGTTCGGGCTTCCTGCATTGCCTCAACAACTACATTTAAGATCAAacaatgttatttaaaaaacaaaacaaaacaacaacaacaaaaaacatatatacatgcacacagacacaaacacacatagatacacacacaaacacacatgtacatataaaaaatataaagtacaGAGCTATCTCACTTCAAAAGTTCATTAAAAAGAATTGttgcccaacaaaccacagtttttatttttattattgacAATACCCTCAATACACCCACAGCAATGGTCGCTTCGCTCACTGCCTAAACATTGTCTCACAGTCACTTCTATTTATTTCAATAAGGCACAGGATGCTGCTGCAGTATTCTCTTGAATGATAGGTGTCATCACCCAGACAAAACTGGCATAAGTGGTGATATTAGAGGAGAAAAGTCAAAACCAGAACCAAAGACGTGGCTGAGGGTTATTCTGCCAAGTTTTTTCAACAAAGCCTCAAGTTTTCAAACAGTTCCAAGGTCTCCCTTGGTGTATCTGTGAATGTCTGAGCTCCTGTGCTGGAAAATCATTAAAATGGTGGCAAAAACCGACCGTACACTGTACAGATGCAGTTGTGGCACACCGTACCAAATTACAAAAATCGAGAGGTGCATGACCAGCCAAAGTGCTGGCAAGATTGTGGCGTACGACAAAGGATGTGATGTCAAACTAGGCACAGCAGGTAGCGCCGAGTGAGCATAATGACCCTGTAAGAATACATTTTTCACTATGTTACTATGCTGTGATTGCAAGTAAGTaggtaaaattttatttaaatagcacctttcaagacaagAATCGCAAAGGACCCCAAAATGCTTCACTACATTGCAGCCACTCCCCAACTCTCTGCGAATGGTACTTATGGCCATTAACCTTGATAATttacatattaatgatcatgaaACTGACTTCGAGGCCTTTTGTTactcagtggtgctagtttcagtcattatgtaaATGTACGGTTCGTTAAGGTTgggagaaacctgcagtcagctgatacCATTTTAAATGCTTAGCTAATATCTACAGACTTCTTGCTCTGCAATGTCATGTTAATCACTCGTAGCTGTGTGTGAACAAGCTTAAAAGTGATTTTGTACTCCGTGTTTGGTAAAGCATGCATTACTTTCTCTTCATTTACTGTTTATCCATCAATCACACAACAATATGATACAGACTTGACAGACTGACAAATCTAGCACTGATTTTCTATACTGTGCTGTAGGGCTtggcgatatggcctaaaatccatattgcagtataatttgaagcatgtgcagTAACGATATATATTGCcctatattcttttcttctgtgtgtgtgtgtatcaaaaTGACTGAACAGTATAGAATGCCATTTTAAGAACATTTATTGTGCAcacgttttttttaaaaatgaagataaatggGCAAAAAATTTTGAATTAAAAATACAAGTAAAATATCAGTAAAACACTAAATTCTAAGTTGTTAAAAAAGTGCAAAATGTGCCTTTGGAAAAGATCAGTCTGCTGGTGTGTAGGGAcaccttttttctttccacttgaCTGACTGGGCGGTTGTGGAGGGCGCAGTTTTTCGCTTTCCTGATATTCCAAAACGTGCTTCGTCTCTTCGCTATTACTGTCTACCATATACCCTTATACCGCCCACCCCTACTCTGCTGCATAACTTAAACATCTAAACAACAACACTTCCAGTGTAAATATTCAAGCATATATGTAGGGTGAGACATCACTTACCCCCATAAGGCAGCGGCACATGTTGGCATAGGCCACAGAGAAGTCTGGTTCAGAGATGGCCTTTTCAAAGGTGAGGTCTATGACTCCTTTCAACCGCTCTTCCGTGTCAATGGTCAGTTCTGTTACTTGTTTCATGAGCTGCTGAAACTTTTGGGGGGTCAGTTTGTTGAGGATGCTGCGCACCCGTTTAaacagctccttggtcttgatCTGCTCTGGTTCACTCTCGTCTACCTCCTCTGCCCCACGGCTGCGACTGCTTTTCTTCACTGAAGGCTTCCACGCCTTCTCTGCTTTGTTCAGCTGCACCTCATCACTAAGTGGCATGCTGCTGATGATTTTCCTCAGTTCTTTCCTCTGCATTTGTTGAGAGCGACGTGGTCCGACAATCCCCATGCCCATACCTGGAGACTGTAAGGGAAACATCAAAACGTGATTTAATTTAAGTAATTATTCAATTGGAAAGTGCTGGGTTACACAAAGAGAATTTGAACTCACTGGTCCTCTGTTTCCTCCTCCCATGCTGGGCCTGCCAAGGTTGGCAAAGGAGGGCGTGAAGTCAGGACCGCAGTTCATTCCTGGTAGGCGACTGGGGTCAAGTTGTCGCAGAGGTGTCTTATTAGCCTGAAAAGACAGAAAGCAGGAAGGGAACTTATTTACAATTTCCACTACTACGTGATGTAGACATCTTTTTTTGGGTCTTATTTCACTTAGACTTGTTTTTAGGGTAAATCTATGCACCTTGTCCAGCACAACATCACTGATGGCTGGTAGACCCTCAGGCTTGTTCATACTGGCTGAGATGAACTGGAATCCCAGAAGAAACTCACGGTcatatttcttcttctcttctggGTTGATTGGCTTCCATTGTTCTgaagcaaacagaaaacagaagatgTGTTCTTGTTAAAAGACATTTCACAACATATGAGAAGAGGAAGGTAGTCCATTCAATGAATAAATTCTTAAATTCTGTCAAGTTTCAGACACCCACCCTCTTTGTACTGATACTTCTTGTCAGTGGCAGCCGGCTTGGGAGGATCCGGCTGAATGTTCTCAGCATCCAGCTTGTCCTCCTTGTCCTCCCAGGTTAAGTCTGCCTCCTCTTGGGCAGGGGGAGCAGTGGCAGGGGGCTGGGGCTCTGGTGCTGGTACTGGCTCAGGCTCTGGTGGAACCACTTTTTGCTGCTTAGTCAGAAAAATCAGTTTGGAATTTAGAAACGGGTCAAGCTCATATTTATGAGATTAATTAAGACATTACAGTAAAAGTCAGCAACTACAGTTCATCCTATGTGGCTGGAAAGGGTTGATGACTTAAACTAGTTTCTtttcagcttcagtgcataTGGAGTATTTGCAGATTAGTTACAACAGGTAAGAAAAGTATGAGAATGAATGAACAAATACATCATTGATCACATACCTCCTTAAAGGCATCCAGGAGGTCTCCTACTGCCTCCTTTTTGTTTAGatccttcatctttctttttttctttggcacagacacagcagctagagaaagaaagacaggcaGGCTCAGATGAGCTTAAAAATACCGCATCTGACAGAAAACCTGAGGATGACTCGATTCTCAGTTTGTAGAAAGCAGAAACAAATGACTAAAATAAAGTTGGGGAAGTGACTGACCTTGCATAGTAGTTTCTACAGGGGCAGGGGTGACTGTCtgtgggggaggaggaggagtgtcTTCCCTCTCCTCTGCTGTAGGAGGGGGAGGAGTGGGCACCTTTTCTGGGGTATTGTCAGCTTTTGAAACTGTCTCTGTAGGAGAAGAAGTCTCTTCCTTAGTGCTAGACTGGTGCACTGGAGTGTCTTCCTTAACATCCAGGGTCGCTGCAGGATCTGTTTCTGGAACCTCAGGCTGAGCAGGTGCTGCCTGAGGGGGTTCCGCTTCTTGAGCAGCGGGCGCAGGGGTTGAATGTTCAGCAGGTGGAGGTATGGCTTCTACATATAGTGCTGCCTGAGCGACGGTTGCAGATGTCTGTATTATCGGCTGCTGACTGATATCTGGTTCAGCTATGGGGCTGTCGTCACGTTCAGCTGTGCTGACGGCAGGCGCTTCGGGGTCTTGAGGGGCTGGGAGCGGCAGCCCGTTGGGTAGGCGGAGCTCCTCAGGCTGTGCAATTGGAGACTCCAGAGGGTCCTCTAGGTGACTTGGTGGTAACGTGACCGACAACCTTTCAGGCTCCAACTCTGCCACACCATTAGTGGAGGAAGGAGGAGTTTGGGGTGTGTCTACAGACATTacattctcttctgctttatTCTCCTCTTCCTTTGCCACCTCCTCTTTCACCTCTGTGGCAACATTGTCAACTTTGTTCAGTGCAGCAGAGGTGGGGACAGGATCAGGAAGGGGTGCAGGGTAGGCAGGTATCTCAGGTGCTGACTGGGGAGGGGGTGTAGGGTCCCTGTGAGTCGGAGGAGCATCCATCACATCTGGAACAGTAGGGCTCGATGCAAGTGCAGAATTAGTGTTAATAGGTGTGTTCTCAGCTTCTGACAGAGGAGCGGGTAAAGGAGTCTTAGTGTTCGTATCAGAGGTGTTAGCCTCTGTAGGGATGGAGTCGCCTTTGAAAAGTTCAGGGGTCTTTGCCACAGGTGGAGGCGTAGGTTTCCTTCTGTCATCTGGAGGGTcaaagtcagaaaaaaaaaaaatatgacagtTATACGGTCCACATTCATGTTTTTACAATTAACACTGAATACATCGTTTCTGAAAACAAGATATTCACCCACAGCCACTGGTCTGTTATGTGGGGACAATAAAGCTTTTTATGTTATATATATCTATACCTcattcaaccccccccccaccttCTCTGTTTCCCTACACTTGGGCGAGCCATTCAGTGATGTTAACAACTCATTTTAACTCTGTTTTAATCCAACAGAGAGAATGGGACCAAGCAGCATGGATTTACTAGGACATCACTCATCGAGTGGTGCTTGATAGCAGTTGCGTGCACTTCAATGCGGATAACCCTACCTAACtttaagtggggaaaaaaacaaacaaaaactaagctctgttttaaagaaaagacaaaataaaaaaatgccaTGCTGACTGCTCAAGATTCACCTTGTTCACCACAGGGCTCCGCGATATAGCTGCTCACACAGACTAAAATCATGGATAAACAACTGAACAGTAAAAAGCCAATGTGTTTCAACTAAGAAGTGCTTATTCCCACAGGCTGTGACTTAACACGCCTTTATATCCACATAGATGGCTTTTTTTCATGAATCAAGTTTGGTCCCCAGTTACTTTAATAAGATATCCAAAGTAATGAAACATTAAGTCATACATAGCACAGGCTCTACCTTCCCTTTCTCCTCGCTTCTTTAACAGCTATTGCTGTTTACTGGCAGAAGTCAATCTTAACAATTAAGTAATCATATTAACTGGAAAACATAAACTGgaatcatttcattttatagTTGAATTTAAGACCTATTCAAAGTAAAGAATGGTTTTGCAAAGTACAAAAGGCTAAGCAGGATGCATATAAATAACCATTATAAAAATTGCAGTACTAAAATTCTAGTAAGTAAAATATGTATCAACTGTGCATTCAACTGTGTTCAAGACTATGCATGCGCCACTCACCTGGTCTAACCAGTGCTGGTATAGTAGCAGCTGAGACACTCTCACCGTTGGCCTGGGTCAATGACGTACTTTCTGATCCAGGTATGGCTGTCTGTTGGGAGACATACACGCAAACTAAAAGGTGAGCTTACAATTGAggtcacttttttcccccatttggcaattggggggaaaagaaaaagaaaaaacaggctAAAATCCCAGCTTGTTTTACAAGGCACGTGTCAAAGTGCCAGtcagtttgattttgacagattGTAGTGTATCGGAAATGGCAATCTGCAGCATTCTTTCCAAGTAGTAACATGTGGACAGAGCATGTGAGTCAATTGTAGTCccttctgttttatttaatcttaaactaaataaagcagaaagtattttttctatattttaaaaTGGACCTCAGAAAACAGTAGTTGTCAGGTAATGTCACTTTTAAGTGTTTGAGTTTGGAAAATTATAAAACGTAAAAGCGAACAGTGTGCTTGTATGGCCGCTCTCCTGAGTACTGTTAGTTAAGAATGTGGCACTGTGGCTCACCTGTGGTGGGGTTGGGGTGGAGCCACTACGGCCCCCTGACATAATCTCTTCTGTGATGTCTCGACCTCCTTGGTTTGGGTCTCTTATTCTGATCTGTGGAGGAAAGAAAGCAGATGAGCTGGTGTAAGTAAATAGAACAAAAGGTGAGGGTAAGGGACAGCAGGTAAATAACACAGACAAAGCTTTAGTTGAAACTAACTTCGAATGAAGAATAAAGGCAGGGGGggggaccaaaaaaaaaaaaacaaacaaaaaaaaaaaactgcttccCGTGGTGAAGTGCCTACATTCGTCTTCTTTCACAGCCCTCCCTTTTGCTCTTACTCACTAGCTTGCCTCATTGAATGAAAGCTTCTTCACAGCCTGAACACTGAGGCACACAAAATCCAAACTCTAACCACCATGCAAATTCCTCTGCTGCCCAACTGAATGTGCTTCAGCCTCTGAGTCACCAGAAAAGCTGTCTGACTGAGCGTGAATTAAATTAAGCCAACTTGAAGCCAAACAGCGAAACAAAATTCCACTGCTGCTTTAAGCCGTTGTTGTTGAAAAAAGCCTGCTCACGTAAAGGCAAAACATAATCAGATCTGACAACAGAATGCATTCCTGTGTACACACTGCACTCTTCTTATACGTTACAAACACGTGTTTTCTCAATCACACAAAGTAACAATGAATTCAGGAATCCAAATGCTGCTAACTTCAGTGACACAGGCCATTCCTAGAAAAGGATTAAACCGTTTGTAACACTTTTGCTCTCTGACCTACTTTTGACAGTATTAGCTCAACCATGCTGACCTTTACCTGATTCAGCCTGCTTGCAACTCCTCTCCCACAGTGTTACAAACCCCAGTGGGCCTCTATCATCCGAGGGCTGGAGTAACAGATCTGGCTGGCTTAGGGCTGGActttaaacccccccccccccccccaaaaaaaaaaaaacacgacaGAGGGTGGATAACAAGTAGCTTCTTCTCAACTTAGCTCCCACAATATAAATCCAGCACGAGACAGAAGAGCTATACGGAAGACAGAGCAGGGCTGGGCCTGACTCTCAGTACGCTGGCTAACGACTTGACCGTCTCTCATGTGCTAAGcagaagagcaaaaaaaaaaaaaggataaagcaACTGGCCTTGTAAAGCTTTGGTACTGGAATGCGCAAACCCCCGCCCACAGAAACTAACAAACAGTTAAAGGGGCCAGAGTGTGAAGGAGGGGCATGGCAGGGAGAATGGGAGGGTTTCCAGGAACAAAAAGTTGTCAAATGAACAAGGGTTACCATAAGAAACTCCCCGTTTCCTcaacccctctctctctctctgttcagTCATCCTGCACACTCTGTGCAAGTTAGACTTTTTTCTGACTTTTGAGAGCAGAAAAGAAAACGTAGAATTGGAGCAGGAAGGGGGGGGTGGAGTGccacagcagcagaggaagGCTGACTGTTTAGCCCTTCCGGCTCAAACGGGGGAGGAGACTGGTGGCCACGTGGAGCTGAGCTATGTGCTGACATGTcctccaccccccacccccctgaACACTCTCTTTGACATGGGGTGATAGTGAGAGCACACAAACAGGGgagtagagaaaaaaaatggcatTTAGTTCTTGCAAGTCAACTGATATCCGATTTTTGCAGGGAGAGAACACTAGcaacaaacactttaaaaagcTACAAAcgcagacacatgcacacacaccactACCTCTGTGTGAAGCTACCTAAAGCTTTATCCATTGTTCACAGTAGAACCTAATTTCTGTCAATGTGCCCTGTACAAGACACCAAATCTCTTGGTGCTCCTTTAAAGCATGTCACTCCCGAAACTCAAGGAATCCAACTCTTGTAGTGTGCAcatgagcacacacacaaacccctttATATTAACAGCCAAAGCACAATAAGGTGCAATTACAAGCAGATATTTTGTGTGATATTACCAATGACATTTATCATCTTGCAACCAGAGCTTCACATTTTGTGTGTCTCATAGACCATGTACAGTGGATCACTCACTTTTTCAGACTGAAAAAAGCAGCAGGTTACACTGTTCAGTCAAATGTAAGCATTGCTGCAGATGTCTCAGATGTAAAAGGATGGTGACACGAGAGGGGCTTGAGTTCACAGAGAGCTACCACATACCAGGCGAGGCCATTTTAGAGTGCAGGGGGAACACTAGACATTCTGTTGAATCAGGGAATACATTGTACAGCAGCTCAGCTATACAACATAAGAAGTTAAAGACAAGTTTATTAATATCTTTTTCAATCAGTAAACTGAATTCAGTGTCCCATTACAAGCCTGAATCATAACAAGCAACAAGAATGTTTCTGTATCCCATTGCATTGTGTTGAAACTGGATTACAATGACACAAAGGTGTAATACTTGCTCATAATGCTACAATGTGTCTCCAGTGACCATAAattat harbors:
- the LOC100706162 gene encoding eukaryotic translation initiation factor 4 gamma 1 isoform X2, whose protein sequence is MNKAPQPITGPPSTPHPAPSPGLSQPSFPPGQPPSVVFATQPPQMNPTPQPRQPYYPNRPNLPPSSGPRGVPPSSAPRPVTPTHVYQAGPGSQMMMIPQQQLPFPNSPQGPAYIIQSQYRSPTYVPTPQQFPVPTGTPGYYPGTSPAEYGTYAGAYYPAQPQFTPSVQAGPVIMNPAPQQPQPPPQPAQHIPTKRERKQIRIRDPNQGGRDITEEIMSGGRSGSTPTPPQTAIPGSESTSLTQANGESVSAATIPALVRPDDRRKPTPPPVAKTPELFKGDSIPTEANTSDTNTKTPLPAPLSEAENTPINTNSALASSPTVPDVMDAPPTHRDPTPPPQSAPEIPAYPAPLPDPVPTSAALNKVDNVATEVKEEVAKEEENKAEENVMSVDTPQTPPSSTNGVAELEPERLSVTLPPSHLEDPLESPIAQPEELRLPNGLPLPAPQDPEAPAVSTAERDDSPIAEPDISQQPIIQTSATVAQAALYVEAIPPPAEHSTPAPAAQEAEPPQAAPAQPEVPETDPAATLDVKEDTPVHQSSTKEETSSPTETVSKADNTPEKVPTPPPPTAEEREDTPPPPPQTVTPAPVETTMQAAVSVPKKKRKMKDLNKKEAVGDLLDAFKEQQKVVPPEPEPVPAPEPQPPATAPPAQEEADLTWEDKEDKLDAENIQPDPPKPAATDKKYQYKEEQWKPINPEEKKKYDREFLLGFQFISASMNKPEGLPAISDVVLDKANKTPLRQLDPSRLPGMNCGPDFTPSFANLGRPSMGGGNRGPSPGMGMGIVGPRRSQQMQRKELRKIISSMPLSDEVQLNKAEKAWKPSVKKSSRSRGAEEVDESEPEQIKTKELFKRVRSILNKLTPQKFQQLMKQVTELTIDTEERLKGVIDLTFEKAISEPDFSVAYANMCRCLMGLRVEIPDKPGATVNFRKLLLNRCQKEFEKDKDDDEIFEKKQKELEAASGEEEKQRLIEELEEAKDKARRRSLGNIKFIGELFKLKMLTEVIMHDCIVKLLKNHDEESLECLCRLLSTIGKDLDFEKAKPRMDQYFNQMEKIIKERKTTSRIRFMLQDVLDLRRNNWVPRRGDQGPKTIDQIHKEAELEEHREQMKVQQALISKKESSGGSGGRMGGGRRGPHSPGRRGPHSPGRRGPHSPGRGASPQDDGWNTVPISKNRPIDTSRLSKITKTPVLDFNNQLLAPGGKGTWGSWGKGSSGGTSAKPADSGSETGSRPATSTLNRFSALQQPSSSSGSSIDTDKRIPQRNSLSRERSDRFDRSDRGSDRFERRDDRDRNQLQVTKRSFSREKEERSRDREQRGPADPVRRVASMTDDRDSRERARSRENAKRETAATTPPPQTPTKPALTEEELEKKSTAITEEYLHINDMKEALQCVQEMNSTQLLFVFVRNGLESTLERSTIAREHMGLLLHQLIKTGILPKEQYYKGLKEILEVAEDMAIDIPHIWLYLAELLTPMLHEGGIPMGELFRDVSKPLIPLDKAGVLLVHILTLLCKEMSHKKAGTMWREAGLQWKDFLPEDVDVNKFVTEKNVEFTLGDESEKGKKKELSAADLTRQLDRLIQDKADNQRIFDWIEANLDEQQTSSNMFVRALMTCICQSAIICEIPYKVDSEQIKRRAKLLQKYLKDEQKELQALYALQALMLQMEQPANLLRMFFDTLYDEDVIKEEAFYKWESSKDPAEQQGKGVALKSVTAFFTWLREAEDESDNS
- the LOC100706162 gene encoding eukaryotic translation initiation factor 4 gamma 1 isoform X1: MNKAPQPITGPPSTPHPAPSPGLSQPSFPPGQPPSVVFATQPPQMNPTPQPRQFAPGPRPIHQQGSFRSLQPYYPNRPNLPPSSGPRGVPPSSAPRPVTPTHVYQAGPGSQMMMIPQQQLPFPNSPQGPAYIIQSQYRSPTYVPTPQQFPVPTGTPGYYPGTSPAEYGTYAGAYYPAQPQFTPSVQAGPVIMNPAPQQPQPPPQPAQHIPTKRERKQIRIRDPNQGGRDITEEIMSGGRSGSTPTPPQTAIPGSESTSLTQANGESVSAATIPALVRPDDRRKPTPPPVAKTPELFKGDSIPTEANTSDTNTKTPLPAPLSEAENTPINTNSALASSPTVPDVMDAPPTHRDPTPPPQSAPEIPAYPAPLPDPVPTSAALNKVDNVATEVKEEVAKEEENKAEENVMSVDTPQTPPSSTNGVAELEPERLSVTLPPSHLEDPLESPIAQPEELRLPNGLPLPAPQDPEAPAVSTAERDDSPIAEPDISQQPIIQTSATVAQAALYVEAIPPPAEHSTPAPAAQEAEPPQAAPAQPEVPETDPAATLDVKEDTPVHQSSTKEETSSPTETVSKADNTPEKVPTPPPPTAEEREDTPPPPPQTVTPAPVETTMQAAVSVPKKKRKMKDLNKKEAVGDLLDAFKEQQKVVPPEPEPVPAPEPQPPATAPPAQEEADLTWEDKEDKLDAENIQPDPPKPAATDKKYQYKEEQWKPINPEEKKKYDREFLLGFQFISASMNKPEGLPAISDVVLDKANKTPLRQLDPSRLPGMNCGPDFTPSFANLGRPSMGGGNRGPSPGMGMGIVGPRRSQQMQRKELRKIISSMPLSDEVQLNKAEKAWKPSVKKSSRSRGAEEVDESEPEQIKTKELFKRVRSILNKLTPQKFQQLMKQVTELTIDTEERLKGVIDLTFEKAISEPDFSVAYANMCRCLMGLRVEIPDKPGATVNFRKLLLNRCQKEFEKDKDDDEIFEKKQKELEAASGEEEKQRLIEELEEAKDKARRRSLGNIKFIGELFKLKMLTEVIMHDCIVKLLKNHDEESLECLCRLLSTIGKDLDFEKAKPRMDQYFNQMEKIIKERKTTSRIRFMLQDVLDLRRNNWVPRRGDQGPKTIDQIHKEAELEEHREQMKVQQALISKKESSGGSGGRMGGGRRGPHSPGRRGPHSPGRRGPHSPGRGASPQDDGWNTVPISKNRPIDTSRLSKITKTPVLDFNNQLLAPGGKGTWGSWGKGSSGGTSAKPADSGSETGSRPATSTLNRFSALQQPSSSSGSSIDTDKRIPQRNSLSRERSDRFDRSDRGSDRFERRDDRDRNQLQVTKRSFSREKEERSRDREQRGPADPVRRVASMTDDRDSRERARSRENAKRETAATTPPPQTPTKPALTEEELEKKSTAITEEYLHINDMKEALQCVQEMNSTQLLFVFVRNGLESTLERSTIAREHMGLLLHQLIKTGILPKEQYYKGLKEILEVAEDMAIDIPHIWLYLAELLTPMLHEGGIPMGELFRDVSKPLIPLDKAGVLLVHILTLLCKEMSHKKAGTMWREAGLQWKDFLPEDVDVNKFVTEKNVEFTLGDESEKGKKKELSAADLTRQLDRLIQDKADNQRIFDWIEANLDEQQTSSNMFVRALMTCICQSAIICEIPYKVDSEQIKRRAKLLQKYLKDEQKELQALYALQALMLQMEQPANLLRMFFDTLYDEDVIKEEAFYKWESSKDPAEQQGKGVALKSVTAFFTWLREAEDESDNS